A window from Phalacrocorax carbo chromosome 20, bPhaCar2.1, whole genome shotgun sequence encodes these proteins:
- the CENPS gene encoding centromere protein S: MAAPRPRPSALGGKRGRAAEGCAMGEAEGEERLLLTQRLKAAVHYTVGCLCQDAAEDKDIQFSKQTIAAISEITFRQCENFARDLEMFARHAKRSTVTTEDVKLLARRSNSLLKYITQKSEEITASNMEQKKKKKSSAVKGGRSSGEKEAAVTESEDSDVA; the protein is encoded by the exons ATGgcggcgccgcggccccgcccctccgcgCTGGGCGGGAAACGCGGCCGGGCGGCTGAGGGCTGCGCCATGGGGGAGGCGGAGGGCGAGGAGCGGCTCCTCCTCACCCAG AGGCTGAAGGCCGCGGTTCACTACACGGTTGGCTGCCTGTGTCAGGATGCAGCAGAAGACAAAGACATCCAATTCAGCAAACAAACGATTGCAGCTATTTCAGAGATCACCTTCAGGCAGTGTG AGAACTTTGCAAGAGACCTTGAAATGTTTGCAAG GCATGCAAAACGAAGCACAGTCACTACAGAAGATGTGAAGCTTTTGGCTAGAAGGAGCAATTCTTTG CTGAAGTATATCACCCAGAAGAGTGAAGAGATCACAGCAAGTAACATggagcaaaagaagaaaaagaagtccaGTGCAGTTAAGGGAGGGAGatcttctggggaaaaagaagcagctgtgaCTGAAAGTGAAGATTCCGACGTGGCATGA